From Amyelois transitella isolate CPQ chromosome 2, ilAmyTran1.1, whole genome shotgun sequence:
TTATAACGATGCAACTCACTCACCAATCATAACCGTTATTAATCTCCCTTTAGGTTATTAGTTAGCAAAGTTAATGAAGTGTGATTGCCTAATTTATCAATGTAGGCGCTTGAGAATAACAAGGGTCAGTATTGGTTTTGTGTGTCACATCGACGAAAACATTAAGCCATTTCAAGAAATATCTTAGAACAATCCGTCGCGGGCTGTCGTacattatttagttatttttgtactCTCCTTGAATCtacattaaattaactttGTAGTGCCccacaaaatacaattttggcaacatttacataaaactgttaattttcctttaattaatttgtactgGCATTAACTCTTTTAAGACTTCAGAAATTTGTACTTTAGTTCTTGTTTGAGAGTGctcgttgttttttttttttacatttttaaagatatcGTGTAACATTTACACAAAGATGACACCAAGAACATAGTATAAGTAAGTGACACCGATACTATTCCATTTGAACTTAACGAGACGAaggttaaatattataatcatgatgtatttatttacagtcATGGGATGACCATATCGCATGCCGCGCCCCATCGTTTTTCGTGAAACAATGTTAGTTTGCGGTCATTCACCAAATTCAAGTCTAATGTGCGATCGGCCCATTGCCAATGCATAAACACACTTGCGACACGATGCGACCAAGAAACTTTTTTGTCGCCAAACGCCATTCTTAACGTAGAGCTGAACAAAGTAGGTACACAGTTCGTTCGTATTGTTCAACCTACTTAGTTAAAAACTGACCAAAATACTAGCGTTCTGCAAAATACCCTagagtattttttaatcaagGCTAGTATCCCTCTTTTGGGGAGAATGGAGTTCTAGACCGGGGAAATGCAGTACTCTGGTAAAAGTCTATGCGTCTGCAGGTTTGGCACAACCGCAAAACTACCATTTTTTCAAGATAACAGCCGCACTGAGTCCGTTCAATAACAATGCTTGACCAAGTCCGTGTGTTGGTGATTTTACTCTAGTGATCAGGTAGTGAGCagaattaaattactttaatttatacttacataacatTTAAATGCGAGagaacattaatttttttttatctttataaaattcgTAGACGATCCGACCACATTTCGTGGCACAATCGCGAGTGCgtccttaaaatataaaaacatcaaatgattatacttaaatatttcctGTCCGGTAAAGTGCaactattttatgaatattaggtacttaaatgTCAATTCCTTAAATaatgtacttaaatattttataataaacattaaacaCGATGGACGGGTGTAACTTGtcaaagacaaaataaaatagtgagaaaataaaaaggagtgaaggaaaaaacaaataaacaaaaaaaaagggtgattttgttacatttttttaattcgcagAAACctaacaaacaataattttcatttttttctccTTAAAACATAGTAACATCTATGcaacacaaaaaagtaactggggaaaagtaataattaaaattatgaatatttttttatactccGAAGAGTGAACCAAGGTACATTTAGATTACGTGGAGACTTGAGCCGACCCCGAGTGGCGCGGGCCTGAGGTACGTCGATgagatttttatatctaccCTAATTAACACTTATACTAAATAAAGAGAACCCCAAACTAGAAAACCTAGTTCGAAGCACCCACTACCAACCAGAGATTCAATGAATGTGCTTCATAGATTTCAAACTcagaattatttacatacgaGTAGAAAGATTTCCAGCCAGTATTAAAAGTAATCTACAAAATAGAACAGCatcaaaatttgaaatataaaatactattagGAGTCATACTAAAAATTGAATCCTGAGGTAGCATATTtgtactttaaatttatttttttcatttttcgcATTTCGCTTACgaactaaattttatatttttttctcatataaaaaatctataagCTTACTTATAACTAAGTTATTTCCTCGAGGTAGATAAACTTAATATACTAAAGGGCCTTGCATGAGTCAACATTCAAAACTTGCAAATTTCAATTTACCAAAAGATCGACCAGCGAAtgtacttttctttttttttttttgccaaaacATATAAATGTGGAATCATCACAGGGCCCATGTGACGGCAGAGGGTCACCATACCCGTAACAATCTTTGGCTTTACCATCACGACACATCgcgatttatttacaaataaaagaaaaaaaaacttaactaaCACCTTATCAATGTTAACATCCAAACGGTACCcaaaatatagataataaaattatgatccAACAAAAACTTCACAGCACAATATGTACCTAGGTAGgaaggtatataaaaatattacactcaataaattcaaaattagaacgtatgtaaataaaatcgcTGGAAGAAAAATTGGTAACAGTGTTGGATCCAACTTTACCGGCATCCGATTTACCAAacttttgaaattcaaaaaatttggtaaaacGTACACGTTATCTTGTACTAAACCATTGCCTTCTAGACAGAATTAAAGCCACTATATAGAGAAGATCGGCCCAAGTCTGGAGGGGATTGCAATACACCGACTAATGTGATTATCTTATCACATCGAATACATTACAACTATTTAGGGACTAATAACTTGTCCTCTAATTAGCTTTAACAATGCATCAACTTAATTTAGAcgtgttataattatattcatgTATACTGTAATTTTGTACAATCATCACCagaaattacaatttattaaatttacaatttaaatcaactagaaaaaataatgtaaattgacGTGTGAAATTGTAATCTAACATTTGtaccttaaaatttttgagaGAAAAAACTGCGTTTTGTTAGGGACGTTTGTGTCATAGACTAATCAATCGCTCATCCCATCGCACGCTTCAcccaaaattaaaacaagctTAAACATGTGATGCGCTAACACAATCCTTTTTTTACATATcacaaaaaacattaaatgtcAAAAGAAATCACAagtatgaatttttaattcataagtaaaataaaacgaagacaaaaatagaacaataaTTTTCCTTAATTCTTttctcaataataataaaaacgcaTTGTTAACAAATTGAAACAGCAAAACCTTTTTGCCTTAACTATCAAATACACTTACTGAAAGAATGCCAATTATATGAAacgtaatatttttacaataatcaCCGACTCTGATGAAAACATCCCTAAACTGTCCCCCTTTAAAGGTCAACATAAAAATCGTGGTACAATAATTCCAGGCCTATCCAAGCTCTGTGATTGGCAAGTTAATGGATGACGTCATTTGATTTCAGCCAATCAGATTCAAAGGAAACCAGAAAGtgactgaaaaaaaatcagtcatattttatttctataaatcgTGCATTGAAATGGCTATTTGGTGTATTTGTACACTTATATGTACGTGTATCTTtactatttgaaaataaatgatattatattCACTTGTTGATAATATTTCGAAAATTTATCGTATGTACGAACGTCATGACGCAATGACGGCTCCAAATCTTTTGATGAATCAAAAATACCTGGCGAAATTGTATCACGGTTTGAATATCGACGAAATTATTCCAACTAAAAAgtaatgcaaaatttcatgaaaagtaactaagtaaatttaaattttgaatatttatcataattcttgtgaataatgaaataattttgaatctaTTGCACTAAtccgaaaatattttctaaatctGCATTCGTAAAGATTTACAACTCTGAATACGAAAAAAGGACTTAATgcatatacctacttagttgGAATTACTCATGTCAATAGCTCTTATCGGCTTCAAACTCCTTGCAGACGaaataattctaaaaaaaatgcaatttctGCTTTCCTCCAAACCTCAATTTTCTCGAGTCGGATACCCAGCAAACCACCTGATTCTGGTTTAAAGACGATAATCATAAACCTCACCTCCCCCCTCCACACCGAAAACAGTCGTGCAACACATCCATACATTTTTAACTCTAAATGTGATTGGACAGCGAACTCAACTGTCAACGCTTGTCACGATCAGAAATCGatcattcatttaaaaaaaaaagaatataaattacCAGCCAGTTTATAAAGATCTGATATATTGAGGTATAGGTACAATGTCATAGCTTCTATCGTATATATAGCATCTTAAATCGTAGGTGCTAGAGGGACGCCGATGTTGCAAATGCAAAAGGGTTAAATGTATTCTGTATTTTACTATCATTAACGAGTGAGCCACCATTCAAAGATAACTAAAACGTTGCCTTACAAAATggtaggatttttttaatctgtataAAAAAAGTCGCTGAGCCTTCATAAAGCATTAAATATAGTGTaccttaaaacataaatataataaatatgaatgcaACTCATTCCTAAATATCAGGAATAGCACACAGTCGCTACATTCAcacttaacaaaaaaaaataataataaaaataaaataaataaactgtgaACTTCTATTGTGTATTTGGCACTGTCCCATCTGCTTGTTGCTATTGCAGTAGTTGAAACATCGGTCAACGGCGGTTTctcaacaaaatataatacaaacagCCCGCCGTTGGCCGtaataatcatttaaaataattatttccattaaaaatcTCAACTGGTTGCACTTGAAATGACTAGGAATATAGAAGTAGTAAGTGGCATTCATCAAAATACGACGAAATGTTAAACGGAATGTTAAAATCGATCCCATCCCATtgaaacatataattatttggtCTCAATAGTAACATCCGAACAGGCGAGCCTTAACGAACGACTGATATTGATAACACATTCATGCGTCTAATCATAcatgcaattttatttaataacactTTTGTTTACCTAACTACTTATGTATCTAGGGCAAATTGTactttgtacaaaattaaaactgctCGATTTTTGTACAGTAACTACACCACCGTCCGCTTGCCCTGCCCTTACGACAATGtggcaaaaataaatgtagccGGTCATACTATCACAGATGTGTTTGATTATGCAACTTAAACTGGTATATAGTCTATTGTCATagaaatatgtaatataatttaaaaaaataaaagaaacattagTCTGAGGTAGTTTGCCACAATGCAATTCAGCGTGTCTCAACTTAGGTCACGGCGAGATACATTCTcctattatttacatactcttAGCCTATGACCGTCAGTCTCAACATCTTCTCTAAGATTCCCTAGCTCTGGATATAAATAAGCTATGTCAAACCCGAGAGCTCAAACGAATAAGGTAACTTATCTCACAGTCAACTGGACAAATATTACTAGATAAAGTATGCAGAAAATTAATACGCGATGAGAATGCAACaggtacaatatttttaaaacaaagtacCGAACAGAGACGAGCACTGAGCAACCATTCGAAGTCAcacttgaatatttaaattaagtaacaaTTATCGCACAatttaaaaaccttaaaaaaatcttaagatCAATTTCTGAGGTAGATTACTGAttacaataatatatcaaCGAGGTAATTTATTGTACGCATGTTACGAGAGCGCGGCAATGGCGGCCGGTCCTTAAATATAACCAAAACCCGCAGGTAGGCGgatatttgaaattggaattaaaaaaaagcgtCCACTTTTTCTGAcgcctacaaaaaaaatactattcatATAAAAGAAACCAGAGATATAAGATGGTAAAACTTTCtttgaaaaattcaaattaggaAATGCTGAAATTCGTAATTGGActtattatacctatatattttcttaatcgTATTTTTGAGCCAGAACTGACAGGCAATAAAAATTCGAAAACGGAACAGGAACAGCCGCCGCTGCCGGCCGAAAAGAGCAGAGGTAGTTCGGTTGAGAGGATTGTTCGAAAAGGGGTTTACTGCGTATGATTGGGGAGGGGCCCTTGCGGGAGGTGGGGGGTGACCTGGTGGCGGTGCTCGCGCGCAATGTGCCGGCGCACGGTGTTGTTCCTGGTGAAGGTGCGCGAGCAGTGCGGGCACGGCACGCGGATGCCCTGGTGCCGCTGTCGGATGTGCGCGCGCAGGTTCGTCTCGTAGCCGTATAGTCGCTCGCAGTATGGACACTTTAGCTTTTTACCTGAAACGGCATTGGTAAGGTTATGAtaaccgtttttttttttcgtctaCTTCGACATCACTCAGGCTGGGCAAGGTTCTCAGGAGAATCGCTACATATAATTATCGGGGTTACCAGTGTGACATCATCCACCATCCTTattacgttaaaaaaaaagattttggtAAGCAATCCTTAGACAGACTTGCTGGTAATCATCTTGGCTGCTCTGATTTCTGGGCTATGTTTGAGTGCTAATGGCGACACAGCCATAGGTCTGGTTTCGATTCAAAATGATCCTTAATAAAGTGTTACAAGTGTTATTGTATTTACCATCAGCTGTTGCAATCCCTCCAGACTTGCTAGTAATAATCTTGGCTGGCCAGATTTCTGGGCTAGGTTTGGGCGGCAATGGCGACGTAGCCATGGGCTTGTCGTGGTAGTTGGTGGTGGGCACCGACGCCGGCGGAGGTGGAGAGCTGTTATAGGTGGCCGCGTGGTAATCATTCTCGCTTTTTATCCGAAGATCTAGAACGAGAAACTCAACATTGATTGCCTGGAAGAAGTTTTTGACATAAAACGAGCGCTTGTAGAAGTTGCTTTGGTTGTGAACTAGACGTTAACATGAAGCTTCAACCTATTTAGAATCACAAAAAATCAACCACTCTTTGCCATCTAAAACACTACCATGCCGCTAAACGATGGATCACTTCGACGTCCCAAGCCAAGCTATAATGAGGTCGTCTAAGAAAGCCTCATCATATTATGCATTAGACCCCCTCCAATGAGTAAAGTCAGGACTAAGTGCTACCAGTTTACACGTGCTGGCCAACTCATTTAAGCTTCCAAACTATGCCTACCTTCTGCACCTTGTTCGCTATTCATGTGGTCTACCATCTCGTCATTGGCCGATGCGCTGCGTTCGTAGCCATTGTTCTTTATGGCGTTCCCGAGAGTGGACGTACAGTCAGACGGGTTGTCTTCATACCGGGCGCTTGCGCCGGGCGAAGACCGCGTATCCGGCTCGTCGGCTACGCTGCCGCAGTGCGATGATGACGAACTTTGTCTGGAaggtaataatttttcaaataataattgtgtGCGTAGCGGATTTTTGGCCAACATCAGTATTCACCAGCCAATAAAATGGAGCGTTGTGATTGGTTTATTGTTTGACTTCTCTACGCTTCAGTGAGAAAATTTCTTCAGAATAACCTTGATAAACTTGAGTTCTTTTAAGGGTCTCGacaaagtttttcttttagcATTATTAGCAAACTTGGTTTACTGCAACTTCCCAACCTTGACTTTAAAATTCAGGCTCATAATCACCTGAATAGAACAGAACTAACCTGTAATTCCTAGCATGTGGGCTCTGCGCTGGCGAGGGTTTCGGAGGGGCGGGTCGTCGGTGAGAAGTGGAGTGAATGGGTAGATGGGCTGGCGGCGCGTACCGGCCCATGTTACCACCGCTCGTGTGGATCGGCATACCGTATTGTGACATGATCGGGGCGAACGTAGCCGTGTGGGACTGTGGCGGAGCAGACTCCTGGAATTCAAATCATCACTCTCAAATCCCTATTCCATTAATCCACTTCAGGGTAAGGTAAAATTGTCTGTTctaccaataaaaaatggcACAAATAACTGGAGAATCCAATCGACTGATTCAATCCATCGTAACTAACTTAAGATGCTGAATTGTTAACATCGTTAAGTTAACGGAAACCTACAAGTATCTGTGTCCATCCGTCCACCCATTATGCAGAAGTAACAACAGTTGGGAAAGGCAGAAGGCAGCCCATCATTTGCAAACAGACTGAAGTCCCGAAGCAAAACAATTGAGtttgcaataaaaaacatgGACAGAGAAGAGAGTAACAACATATACAGTTACCTGTACTTCACCATTCCCATTCCCTGAAACCGGACTCGTCTTGACTCGTGTCTGACGATCCCCCGTGGTGGGTGTGGCCTGTTGCTTCACCCACGCATCCGGGGACATCTCCATCGACAACCCTTTAACCTGGAAACGAACAATTTTTAGAAATGAGCTGtgcaaataaagaaaattcattTATGTGTACAAAAATATGCAGGATCATTTAACACAGAAAttgtagtacaaaggtgcaaaggtgttatttcaatagaaatctcttccagtagaccgtGAGAGGAGATATGAATATTGGAGCTATATGGCGTAgacataaatattaagaactaaacatataaatttttttaccattgcttttttaagttaaataatagcTAGTTTATAAAGTAGTGATTCAACTTTCCGAAAACCActtgaaatttcaatattaagaTCGATTCAAAGTCagttaaatttcttaaacctcctaagtgtaacaaacactttcctgaaaaccacatcaaaatcggtccagctAAACGCGAAATAATCGTGGACAAACAGATCTAACTgtaaaccaaattttttttgaaagcAATTAAAAAACGAACCTGTAAATTCTCCCCACTTTTGAGGAAGCTGGACAGCGCATCCTGACTGACATGAACCTCTCCTTTGTACATGAATTCGAGCAAGGCCTGCATGTTGTCCGCAGTAGTGGCTTCGAGGATAACGTAGCAGGCCCCAGCATGGCTCGGTGGCGCTGTGTCGAACAGCTCTTGAAAATGTTTGCTGCACGCTGCCAGGATCACCTTGTGGGCTTTGAACTGGCGACCTGGAAAGAGGGTGGGGTTTTATTACGTCTGTGAGGGAAGGTTCTTGTTTGTTAACTTATTGTTGCACTTAAGATTTACACGTAGAGAACAAATGTGTAGGTTTATAGTATACATAGTATTGTATGATTATTaaacgtttttttattatcacccaAACAAAGGCTCTCTGCTGAACCCAAAGGTAGACTGTTGGATAATGCTATTataagcattaagtccgcctattgtactttacaaattgtaattgttacaataaggaatgaaaatatgtacaaagGCAGACTTATCCCATTTGGGATATCTTCCAGTAAACCAATATTCTCAATATgcaattatttattgcatctTATAAGTTTACATAGACATTCTCCCAGAGGGGTAAGGGTTAACCATTCCGAAATACGAATAGGTACCCTtagttatttcattattggTGTTTTGGTATCGCACTAAACTTTGAAAACAGCGCTTATACGAAATGaatttttgtgaataaatGCGATAGTCCTATTTTCATGCTATTTTTCCATTAGATACTTCTTTCGACTTCCgtgtgaaaatattaaattatatattttgatataaatttatgccgtatggttcccgatACTTAAggattggaccactccatctctttgccaggGATGTCgtttaagataataataagaCTAATATCCTTCTTGCAGGCAATgtgctaacaacctgtcactactcgtatttgaatctcaattccattatttagctgaaagtggcctttcagtcttaacaagactgttggttctatctACGCTGCAtggaatatagacgtaattatatctatctatataaaagAATTGAATCTTTAAGCTTTAATAGATAACTGAAAGCTataaaaacctttaaaaatttcatatttgtcATTATGGACAAAATAAGAATTCGCACGCTATTCAGGAATCACAAgcgaattataaaacaaactcGACACGCTAATAATAAACCTCTTCGAGTATTTATTGCTAGATGTACTTCGGAAACTATTTCAGGAAATATCTCACTAAGTATCTATTTTTAATCGGTAGCTTTTAGAACACGCATTTGCCACCATAAAACATTTAACGCAAGGTTTTGCGAATCTTTACAAGATGGTAACAAccttattaaaagaaatttaaagtcTACAATTTACTTTCTTTAACGTGGTAGATTAGTTTAACTATTTGACAAGAAACAATCTATTTAACTATCAATGCGCTACCACAAATTACTGAATGGAATTATCTGCAATTTGTGGTGTCCGCTGAGGAAAGATATTTGGAAAGAACTTGACCCCAAGCAAATTTTCATTGCCATTTTGCAATTGTTGTCATTTCATAGTTTTTTACCTATTaatgttgatttaatttttttaaacgtatTTTTAGAAATCCCCATgtaagcttcatgcatacatatagtcacgtctatataccttgcggggtagacagggctaacagtcttgaagagactaataggtcacgttcagctgtgatgcacggaaagagatggagtggttttacTCTTTTGGTGCAGGCACACGGCACATAACCTAGTCAAGAAACCTAGTCAACTTGTATAAGATACATCtctagtataaaaaatataaacaaaaggaACCGCATTCTCGGTGGTCCCGATCTTCCAAGAAATTGTCCCATATCCAATGTACCATCAAATGTAACTTGATGCTAAAATATCGTAAACAAACACTAATGAGACTATATGTTTAAATCTGTTCTGCGCATAACAGTTCAAAGTTCGAATTTTCTCAtgaaacatatgtatataaattatttttagtttaatctGTAAACAGatcaaaattagaaaaatatttatttatttatttatgtacacaaaattatatacagaagcatttattacaataaatctagtacaaaggtgctacctatttcaaaacaaatctcttccagtagacccatgagaggaaagatgaattttagagcggtatggcgtgtgcataaataacgtttacgatggtattcaaatattattgccaagagtgaaaaaaaaagtgcaaCGACTTTTATGGCAatcaaattatgtcaataaaatattttcataaaggaatcatagatggcgctactgGTAGCATCATTTGATCGCTGCCCaaacgttattttaaataacttcaaGGCCGGTCATTCGCGGGCACTTCCTATAGAAGTAGATGCGGTTCTTATAACCTGAGTCATCATCATAGACCCTTTGTAACTGATTTCAATTTTAGCCCTATGACAATTGTACCTACAATCAATCTAAATGCagtaaaaaacataaacattttgCGTGGTTTTAGTGATTAAAAAAGCTaacaaaaagcgactaagacacaaaaatatctttccttttttttaaataaaattattgttgatttttgggactttatacttatttatgttgttGACTTAATCTATATGAGCACTTCGGAAGGTATTTAATCAACGAGTTAGTATAGAGAGTTTTATTTACCACTtagtttgatatttttaatagaaattataatacttCAATCACAATTTGCctgatggtaagcaagatgaggttCTAAGTTAAAGAAGTAGATGCTAGCTCAAATGTCTTTAAATTCCTGACATGTAGGTTTTTAAGACGTTACTGTAGTACAATTCAAGAAGGTCAATATATTCCAAGTTAACGACAATATTACTATCTTTTAAAGCGgccttatacatatatcacgttaCTACCGTATCATAGATAACATAGTATGTGCGGTGTACATGCTTCATTACGTCACTGAGTCGCGCGGAACAAAATACTGGCAACCTTGGACTGCGAGTCTATGCGCCCGCGCCGGTAGGTGGGCTACGCACTATGCGACTTTTATggccatttatttatataatctcATCATTTGCTGGCATTTGTAGACGCTAGAAAGGAACTTAGGTCGGTCTATGATCACAGTGTAAATTGGTTCAACCAAGAATGATAACATAGTATATGTACGACATGGTTCATCACGTGACTGAGACGTGCTCTAATACTTGCAATATTTAACGAGGGTCTATGCGCTCGCGTCAGTCAAGAAGGGACTATGAGAAAAAGCGTTTAGCTTATTAAATACAAAGGACATCCTTTATCCAAACAGTCTGCGCTTTGTTTTTTCATCATGGTCTTCGTTTTCTTCCGAAGGTGCACAACCTATTacctattatatattaaaatattataaaaatcgtaAGTGCAATTCACACCGAATTGCACTTACGATTTTTataacgaaatattttttatttatatattaatctcCTGAAGTTTCTGTATGGGTAATAGGTTGTGCAccttcaaaagaaaaagaagaccATGATGAAAAAACGAAGCGTAGACTGTTTGGATAAATGATGTCCTTTGCATTTAATAAGCTAAACGCATTTTCTCATAGTCCcttcttataatatttaactacCTGACCTCACCCAACCCCGGGCTTCTGTCCACAATGATAAGAATACAACTGGAACTAACTGAGTCAGGAAAAAGCAGCTTCTTTCAATACCTTAAAGAAAAAGATGGCATATTCTAAATAGCCAGGACGAGGCACATAATCGACTATAAAGTCGAGTACAAACAAATTGCAACTTATAATCGTCAGTGTGCAGTTTCCCTAACGCCTCTCTGCTGCATGGCATGGCCGTTCCGCTTCTACAGACTCCACCCACGGATTCGCTCAGAACACTTCCTCGTTCtgtctttcaatattttccaCGTTTTTACCAAGATTATGAAATGACAGTTATCGTGGtaggtttattttaaaattaagcctaatatatacatttctttttactttttgaacGTTAATTTACAACAGGTGGGTGGACTTTATGCCATTCCCTGCCATTAGAAcctttaaaattcataaacgAAATTGTACCTTGTGGTTTCtgacttaagaatagaatcactcgtCTTAATGACATGTATCCTGCGAGGTTGCCGAAAAAAACGACTTAGATAAGTTTTGGTACTTCAGGGATAAGCATTTTTATCATGAAAAAATAGTCTATTTAGTTCACGTAGGTTTACCGAAGtcctatttttaatatatttctacacaaataataaaacctaACGCCATTCTCTTTTTGTAAAAccgtaggtatttatttcaaatatttattcagcTTGGAATATTAGAACAACACTCAAAAAGACGCGCCTTTAAGTAAATAACTTGTTGAAACTGTAAACACCTTCttagtaaatatattaaacgTTATTAGGTAAAGAAAACTACATTATTCTCAATACTAAATTAATATGATATAGCAATAGCCGTAggaaactattattttataagataagGTTGTAGAATTAGTTGTTAGTCATCTAATTGtgtaaaatgaaacaaaaattaaaaacactaaAAACATAGtgcatcaaaacattttaacGAAAGAGTTGGGTACAGCTGATcgttaaaatatgaatatttattaagaagaTATATACTTAAAACTCATTCTCATTCTTACTCAAACCAATAAACGAAAATGCGGGAGTGTCAttgaaatctaaataataagtaggtattttttcgATTTCTCGATGtgtatataatatctataaaagtcaataaaagaGAAAGACTTTTAAACTTAAGGAATTTCCTTTTAGGCGCACGCATGATGGGCTCAGATCAATCAATCACATTCAAGCACTATCCTTGAATCTAAAACCCAGCTAAACCTGACGAACAATGAATATAACCATGTTAAAACACATTTCTTAAAACTCTGCCTTTCTTATggagactgttgggtctgaccaccccgtaagggataaagacgtggttataatgtacgtaactatgtatttttttttttggtctaatgcagtttttattttaaaacaataaagtaattgAAACATCAAAAAATGGCAA
This genomic window contains:
- the LOC106129043 gene encoding zinc finger protein chinmo isoform X3; amino-acid sequence: MDSQQQQYCLKWNSFGSNLATSFANLWNSESLADVTLYCEGRQFKAHKVILAACSKHFQELFDTAPPSHAGACYVILEATTADNMQALLEFMYKGEVHVSQDALSSFLKSGENLQVKGLSMEMSPDAWVKQQATPTTGDRQTRVKTSPVSGNGNGEVQESAPPQSHTATFAPIMSQYGMPIHTSGGNMGRYAPPAHLPIHSTSHRRPAPPKPSPAQSPHARNYRQSSSSSHCGSVADEPDTRSSPGASARYEDNPSDCTSTLGNAIKNNGYERSASANDEMVDHMNSEQGAEDLRIKSENDYHAATYNSSPPPPASVPTTNYHDKPMATSPLPPKPSPEIWPAKIITSKSGGIATADGKKLKCPYCERLYGYETNLRAHIRQRHQGIRVPCPHCSRTFTRNNTVRRHIAREHRHQVTPHLPQGPLPNHTQ
- the LOC106129043 gene encoding zinc finger protein chinmo isoform X1, which encodes MDTGINDMDSRAGIRGGPGMDSQQQQYCLKWNSFGSNLATSFANLWNSESLADVTLYCEGRQFKAHKVILAACSKHFQELFDTAPPSHAGACYVILEATTADNMQALLEFMYKGEVHVSQDALSSFLKSGENLQVKGLSMEMSPDAWVKQQATPTTGDRQTRVKTSPVSGNGNGEVQESAPPQSHTATFAPIMSQYGMPIHTSGGNMGRYAPPAHLPIHSTSHRRPAPPKPSPAQSPHARNYRQSSSSSHCGSVADEPDTRSSPGASARYEDNPSDCTSTLGNAIKNNGYERSASANDEMVDHMNSEQGAEDLRIKSENDYHAATYNSSPPPPASVPTTNYHDKPMATSPLPPKPSPEIWPAKIITSKSGGIATADGKKLKCPYCERLYGYETNLRAHIRQRHQGIRVPCPHCSRTFTRNNTVRRHIAREHRHQVTPHLPQGPLPNHTQ
- the LOC106129043 gene encoding zinc finger protein chinmo isoform X2; this translates as MVSRKCVSSNRAGIRGGPGMDSQQQQYCLKWNSFGSNLATSFANLWNSESLADVTLYCEGRQFKAHKVILAACSKHFQELFDTAPPSHAGACYVILEATTADNMQALLEFMYKGEVHVSQDALSSFLKSGENLQVKGLSMEMSPDAWVKQQATPTTGDRQTRVKTSPVSGNGNGEVQESAPPQSHTATFAPIMSQYGMPIHTSGGNMGRYAPPAHLPIHSTSHRRPAPPKPSPAQSPHARNYRQSSSSSHCGSVADEPDTRSSPGASARYEDNPSDCTSTLGNAIKNNGYERSASANDEMVDHMNSEQGAEDLRIKSENDYHAATYNSSPPPPASVPTTNYHDKPMATSPLPPKPSPEIWPAKIITSKSGGIATADGKKLKCPYCERLYGYETNLRAHIRQRHQGIRVPCPHCSRTFTRNNTVRRHIAREHRHQVTPHLPQGPLPNHTQ